From Nymphaea colorata isolate Beijing-Zhang1983 chromosome 6, ASM883128v2, whole genome shotgun sequence, a single genomic window includes:
- the LOC116256852 gene encoding disease resistance protein RPV1-like isoform X1, which translates to MSLASAEFFLFSIRLKVAAKSSPVLVLTTRPPPNFIVRPKERTEKMMRSSEPWPYVESSPPVSDERLEFDAHVSFRRKKSSKRQQRFTNLLYAAFARECIKTSREHGEDEEEGGDQEVGKVVAAVERSEVFVPIFSRSFAESSRCLMEVEKMVECKRRILPIFFDVDPSDVRRQRGPFEQPFADHEKRFSKEKVKAWRDALGETGEISGHDLRNAPQGYEEKVIQLIVKIILIKVNKTPIDVAKHPLGINPRVDDLMKLVNIWANDVRVVAIQGMGGIGKTTLARALYNRIFSKFEGSSFVSNIKEVSRQPNGLVSLQNQLLHEALKGKVQPVSNSSQGTSVIKQRIHSKRVLVVLDDVDHIEQLNALVRPTWLSAGSRIILTTRYEHVLNVYGLKEHEIYRPSELNREESIQLFSFHAFGKDQPIEGFVGLTEKVVSATGGVPLALEVVGSSLFGKRSGQEWNDTLEKLKKVPPLDVQQTLRISYDGLDNLEKSIFLDTACFLSGTDRDTAIQMWKGCGFFPTIAIKVLMHKSLLKISEDDKLEMHDLLRDMGRQIVQEECPPNPGKRSRLWFQKDALHVLKGLKGTRNIEGIAVNFMEASDQDDHHLTTKSFAGLSNLRLLCANYANIMGKYSHLPKKLKWLQWHGCPLGSFPYDFNLIDLEVLDLSRSNINELQSKKPATNVRSLIGYYIECSILSAYRLLTGKHNHGMHTFETLKVLNLSGCNHFVTSPDLSNLLSLIKLTFDDSLNLMEVHDSIGNLRSLVYFSIRGCKSLEALPNSFVQLNSLKVLILSGCSKLSTLPEQLGCMQSLIEVALDETAIRMIPDSIGHLTRLSRLSLAYCDSLVSLPDSTGELCSLTELMLDNSAVHGIPGSVGSLKKLKRLGASNCSNLASIPDSFGSVENLEMLRITGSGKFNILPLSFAQLRNLFYLNLSYLGISELPENFGSLNKLKLLYLNGNNKLVMLPSTFCQLTSLERIDLKECSLSDGGISLDFSMFLSLKILNLDGNKFSCLPTTLSSLPQLEELSLLTCAKLQSLPPLPSSITKLDAYRCSSLERIPNISNLKSLRVLDFTDCKSLEDVPGLETLTSLMCLQLVGCTNLSSNFKKRIVKETFERLESLSIPGTKCPSWFKHQQLCCEVQKPSVGKHEIKGLLLWVVFSMIKRPFRCTFHLYSNFSLVVNGEDGSSTNFEVEVPVSYYRDSNMLFYHYRDGHPLIRLLKEGGSINILITEQFSLNDFQIVKGGIHPIYRPTEGQKDIASEEEALVPEKLAQFFMSP; encoded by the exons ATGTCTTTAGCATcagctgaattttttttgttctcaattCGTTTGAAAGTAGCTGCTAA AAGCAGTCCAGTTTTAGTTTTGACAACGCGCCCCCCACCCAACTTCATCGTCAGaccaaaagaaagaacagaGAAGATGATGAGAAGCAGCGAGCCATGGCCATACGTCGAGTCTTCGCCGCCCGTATCAGACGAGAGATTAGAGTTCGATGCGCACGTGAGCTTCAGGAGAAAGAAGTCGAGCAAGCGGCAGCAGAGGTTCACCAACCTCCTATACGCTGCCTTTGCAAGAGAATGCATCAAGACTTCCCGAGAACAtggagaggatgaagaagaaggaggggATCAGGAGGTGGGGAAGGTGGTGGCTGCAGTGGAGAGATCGGAGGTCTTCGTGCCCATCTTCTCCAGGTCCTTCGCTGAGTCGTCGCGCTGTTTGATGGAGGTCGAAAAGATGGTGGAGTGCAAGCGGCGGATCCTCCCAATATTTTTCGATGTCGACCCTTCGGACGTCCGACGACAGAGGGGACCCTTCGAGCAGCCTTTCGCCGACCATGAGAAGAGATTTAGCAAGGAGAAGGTGAAGGCATGGAGGGACGCTCTGGGGGAGACCGGGGAGATCTCCGGCCATGATCTCAGGAATGCACCTCAAGG GTATGAAGAAAAGGTCATTCAATTGATTGTTAAGATCATTCTGATTAAAGTGAACAAGACTCCAATAGACGTGGCTAAACACCCGCTCGGAATCAACCCTCGAGTGGATGACCTGATGAAGCTGGTCAACATTTGGGCCAACGATGTCAGGGTAGTAGCAATACAGGGGATGGGAGGAATCGGCAAGACAACTCTTGCCAGGGCCCTATACAACAGAATCTTTTCCAAGTTCGAAGGTAGCAGCTTTGTTTCAAACATCAAGGAGGTATCAAGGCAACCAAATGGTCTCGTTTCTCTGCAAAATCAACTGCTACATGAAGCCCTCAAAGGTAAAGTGCAACCAGTAAGCAACTCAAGCCAGGGGACAAGTGTGATCAAGCAGAGAATTCACAGCAAGAGAGTTCTGGTTGTTCTTGACGATGTTGACCATATAGAACAGCTAAACGCATTGGTACGACCTACTTGGTTGTCTGCAGGAAGCAGAATCATTTTAACAACAAGATATGAGCACGTACTGAACGTGTATGGGCTAAAAGAACATGAGATCTACCGGCCCTCGGAATTGAACCGTGAAGAGTCAATTCAGCTATTTAGTTTTCATGCTTTCGGGAAGGACCAGCCAATTGAAGGTTTTGTAGGTCTGACTGAGAAGGTTGTCTCAGCTACCGGTGGGGTGCCATTGGCTCTAGAAGTGGTTGGTTCCTCATTGTTTGGTAAAAGAAGTGGTCAAGAATGGAATGATACGTTGgagaagttgaagaaggtcCCTCCTCTTGATGTTCAGCAGACCTTGAGAATTAGCTATGATGGCCTTGACAACCTTGAGAAAAGTATATTTCTAGACACTGCTTGTTTCCTATCAGGAACGGACAGAGATACTGCAATTCAGATGTGGAAAGGTTGTGGTTTCTTTCCAACCATAGCTATTAAAGTTCTCATGCATAAGTCCCTTTTAAAGATCAGTGAAGACGATAAGCTGGAAATGCATGATCTACTTCGTGATATGGGAAGGCAGATAGTTCAGGAGGAATGCCCTCCAAACCCTGGGAAACGTAGCAGGTTGTGGTTTCAGAAAGATGCCTTGCATGTTTTAAAAGGCCTTAAA GGGACGAGAAATATCGAAGGAATCGCTGTGAATTTCATGGAGGCCAGTGATCAAGATGACCACCACCTGACCACCAAATCTTTTGCAGGTTTATCTAATCTGAGATTGCTTTGTGCTAACTATGCAAACATCATGGGGAAATACTCACATTTGCCTAAGAAACTGAAATGGTTGCAATGGCATGGCTGTCCTTTGGGATCATTTCCATATGACTTCAATCTCATTGACTTGGAAGTGTTAGACTTGTCTCGAAGCAATATCAACGAATTACAGAGCAAGAAGCCGGCAACAAATGTTAGAAGCTTGATTGGGTACTACATAGAGTGTTCCATTTTGAGTGCATATCGACTTCTTACAGGAAAACATAACCATGGTATGCATACTTTTGAAACCTTGAAGGTTCTCAATCTCAGTGGCTGCAATCACTTTGTTACCAGCCCAGACTTATCCAATCTGCTATCCTTGATAAAATTGACATTTGATGACTCTCTTAACTTGATGGAAGTGCATGACTCGATCGGGAATCTTAGGAGCTTGGTCTACTTCAGTATAAGAGGCTGCAAGTCGCTAGAGGCCCTTCCAAACAGTTTTGTTCAACTAAATAGTCTTAAAGTCCTAATCCTCTCTGGCTGCTCCAAGCTCTCCACTTTGCCGGAACAGTTAGGCTGCATGCAATCTCTAATAGAAGTTGCACTCGATGAGACTGCAATCAGAATGATACCTGATTCAATTGGACACCTGACAAGGCTTTCTCGGCTATCTCTAGCTTATTGTGATTCTTTGGTATCCTTGCCTGATTCCACAGGAGAATTGTGCTCTTTGACGGAGTTGATGTTGGATAACAGTGCAGTTCATGGAATACCAGGCTCAGTAGGATCACTGAAGAAGCTCAAAAGGTTAGGTGCAAGCAATTGTTCTAACCTTGCCAGCATACCTGATTCCTTTGGATCAGTAGAAAACCTCGAGATGCTAAGGATCACTGGTTCTGGAAAATTCAACATCTTGCCTCTCTCTTTTGCACAATTGAGGAACCTTTTCTATTTGAACTTGTCCTATTTGGGCATCAGTGAATTGCCTGAGAATTTTGGAAGCCTTAACAAACTAAAGCTTCTCTATCTAAACGGTAATAATAAGCTCGTGATGCTACCATCTACCTTTTGTCAGTTAACCTCCTTGGAAAGAATAGATCTCAAGGAATGTAGCTTGTCAGATGGTGGAATTTCTCTAGATTTCTCAATGTTTTTATCCCTGAAAATACTGAACTTAGATGGAAACAAGTTCTCCTGCCTGCCAACAACACTGAGTTCCCTTCCTCAACTTGAGGAGCTATCCCTACTCACCTGTGCAAAGCTTCAGTCTCTCCCTCCGCTTCCCTCGTCCATAACCAAGCTTGACGCCTATCGTTGCAGTTCCTTGGAAAGAATCCCAAATATCTCAAACTTGAAGAGCTTAAGAGTTCTAGATTTTACAGACTGCAAGAGTCTGGAAGATGTCCCTGGCCTTGAAACATTGACATCTTTAATGTGCTTACAGTTGGTTGGCTGCACCAATCTCAGCAGTAATTTCAAGAAGAGGATTGTTAAG GAAACGTTTGAACGCTTGGAGAGTTTAAGCATTCCTGGAACTAAATGCCCAAGTTGGTTCAAGCATCAACAATTATGCTGTGAGGTCCAAAAACCTTCTGTGGGTAAGCATGAGATTAAAGGACTTCTTCTGTGGGTTGTTTTCTCCATGATTAAAAGGCCATTCCGTTGTACATTCCACTTGTATTCGAACTTCAGTCTTGTGGTTAATGGTGAAGATGGCTCCTCAACCAACTTCGAAGTAGAAGTTCCAGTGTCCTATTACAGAGACAGCAATATGCTCTTTTACCATTACAGAGACGGCCACCCTTTAATTCGGCTTCTGAAGGAAGGAGGTTCAATCAATATACTGATAACTGAACAATTCTCATTAAACGATTTTCAGATAGTGAAGGGAGGAATACATCCGATTTATAGGCCAACAGAAGGGCAGAAAGATATTGCCAGTGAAGAAGAAGCACTGGTTCCTGAAAAATTGGCTCAGTTTTTCATGTCTCCCTAG
- the LOC116256852 gene encoding disease resistance protein RPV1-like isoform X2, with protein sequence MMRSSEPWPYVESSPPVSDERLEFDAHVSFRRKKSSKRQQRFTNLLYAAFARECIKTSREHGEDEEEGGDQEVGKVVAAVERSEVFVPIFSRSFAESSRCLMEVEKMVECKRRILPIFFDVDPSDVRRQRGPFEQPFADHEKRFSKEKVKAWRDALGETGEISGHDLRNAPQGYEEKVIQLIVKIILIKVNKTPIDVAKHPLGINPRVDDLMKLVNIWANDVRVVAIQGMGGIGKTTLARALYNRIFSKFEGSSFVSNIKEVSRQPNGLVSLQNQLLHEALKGKVQPVSNSSQGTSVIKQRIHSKRVLVVLDDVDHIEQLNALVRPTWLSAGSRIILTTRYEHVLNVYGLKEHEIYRPSELNREESIQLFSFHAFGKDQPIEGFVGLTEKVVSATGGVPLALEVVGSSLFGKRSGQEWNDTLEKLKKVPPLDVQQTLRISYDGLDNLEKSIFLDTACFLSGTDRDTAIQMWKGCGFFPTIAIKVLMHKSLLKISEDDKLEMHDLLRDMGRQIVQEECPPNPGKRSRLWFQKDALHVLKGLKGTRNIEGIAVNFMEASDQDDHHLTTKSFAGLSNLRLLCANYANIMGKYSHLPKKLKWLQWHGCPLGSFPYDFNLIDLEVLDLSRSNINELQSKKPATNVRSLIGYYIECSILSAYRLLTGKHNHGMHTFETLKVLNLSGCNHFVTSPDLSNLLSLIKLTFDDSLNLMEVHDSIGNLRSLVYFSIRGCKSLEALPNSFVQLNSLKVLILSGCSKLSTLPEQLGCMQSLIEVALDETAIRMIPDSIGHLTRLSRLSLAYCDSLVSLPDSTGELCSLTELMLDNSAVHGIPGSVGSLKKLKRLGASNCSNLASIPDSFGSVENLEMLRITGSGKFNILPLSFAQLRNLFYLNLSYLGISELPENFGSLNKLKLLYLNGNNKLVMLPSTFCQLTSLERIDLKECSLSDGGISLDFSMFLSLKILNLDGNKFSCLPTTLSSLPQLEELSLLTCAKLQSLPPLPSSITKLDAYRCSSLERIPNISNLKSLRVLDFTDCKSLEDVPGLETLTSLMCLQLVGCTNLSSNFKKRIVKETFERLESLSIPGTKCPSWFKHQQLCCEVQKPSVGKHEIKGLLLWVVFSMIKRPFRCTFHLYSNFSLVVNGEDGSSTNFEVEVPVSYYRDSNMLFYHYRDGHPLIRLLKEGGSINILITEQFSLNDFQIVKGGIHPIYRPTEGQKDIASEEEALVPEKLAQFFMSP encoded by the exons ATGATGAGAAGCAGCGAGCCATGGCCATACGTCGAGTCTTCGCCGCCCGTATCAGACGAGAGATTAGAGTTCGATGCGCACGTGAGCTTCAGGAGAAAGAAGTCGAGCAAGCGGCAGCAGAGGTTCACCAACCTCCTATACGCTGCCTTTGCAAGAGAATGCATCAAGACTTCCCGAGAACAtggagaggatgaagaagaaggaggggATCAGGAGGTGGGGAAGGTGGTGGCTGCAGTGGAGAGATCGGAGGTCTTCGTGCCCATCTTCTCCAGGTCCTTCGCTGAGTCGTCGCGCTGTTTGATGGAGGTCGAAAAGATGGTGGAGTGCAAGCGGCGGATCCTCCCAATATTTTTCGATGTCGACCCTTCGGACGTCCGACGACAGAGGGGACCCTTCGAGCAGCCTTTCGCCGACCATGAGAAGAGATTTAGCAAGGAGAAGGTGAAGGCATGGAGGGACGCTCTGGGGGAGACCGGGGAGATCTCCGGCCATGATCTCAGGAATGCACCTCAAGG GTATGAAGAAAAGGTCATTCAATTGATTGTTAAGATCATTCTGATTAAAGTGAACAAGACTCCAATAGACGTGGCTAAACACCCGCTCGGAATCAACCCTCGAGTGGATGACCTGATGAAGCTGGTCAACATTTGGGCCAACGATGTCAGGGTAGTAGCAATACAGGGGATGGGAGGAATCGGCAAGACAACTCTTGCCAGGGCCCTATACAACAGAATCTTTTCCAAGTTCGAAGGTAGCAGCTTTGTTTCAAACATCAAGGAGGTATCAAGGCAACCAAATGGTCTCGTTTCTCTGCAAAATCAACTGCTACATGAAGCCCTCAAAGGTAAAGTGCAACCAGTAAGCAACTCAAGCCAGGGGACAAGTGTGATCAAGCAGAGAATTCACAGCAAGAGAGTTCTGGTTGTTCTTGACGATGTTGACCATATAGAACAGCTAAACGCATTGGTACGACCTACTTGGTTGTCTGCAGGAAGCAGAATCATTTTAACAACAAGATATGAGCACGTACTGAACGTGTATGGGCTAAAAGAACATGAGATCTACCGGCCCTCGGAATTGAACCGTGAAGAGTCAATTCAGCTATTTAGTTTTCATGCTTTCGGGAAGGACCAGCCAATTGAAGGTTTTGTAGGTCTGACTGAGAAGGTTGTCTCAGCTACCGGTGGGGTGCCATTGGCTCTAGAAGTGGTTGGTTCCTCATTGTTTGGTAAAAGAAGTGGTCAAGAATGGAATGATACGTTGgagaagttgaagaaggtcCCTCCTCTTGATGTTCAGCAGACCTTGAGAATTAGCTATGATGGCCTTGACAACCTTGAGAAAAGTATATTTCTAGACACTGCTTGTTTCCTATCAGGAACGGACAGAGATACTGCAATTCAGATGTGGAAAGGTTGTGGTTTCTTTCCAACCATAGCTATTAAAGTTCTCATGCATAAGTCCCTTTTAAAGATCAGTGAAGACGATAAGCTGGAAATGCATGATCTACTTCGTGATATGGGAAGGCAGATAGTTCAGGAGGAATGCCCTCCAAACCCTGGGAAACGTAGCAGGTTGTGGTTTCAGAAAGATGCCTTGCATGTTTTAAAAGGCCTTAAA GGGACGAGAAATATCGAAGGAATCGCTGTGAATTTCATGGAGGCCAGTGATCAAGATGACCACCACCTGACCACCAAATCTTTTGCAGGTTTATCTAATCTGAGATTGCTTTGTGCTAACTATGCAAACATCATGGGGAAATACTCACATTTGCCTAAGAAACTGAAATGGTTGCAATGGCATGGCTGTCCTTTGGGATCATTTCCATATGACTTCAATCTCATTGACTTGGAAGTGTTAGACTTGTCTCGAAGCAATATCAACGAATTACAGAGCAAGAAGCCGGCAACAAATGTTAGAAGCTTGATTGGGTACTACATAGAGTGTTCCATTTTGAGTGCATATCGACTTCTTACAGGAAAACATAACCATGGTATGCATACTTTTGAAACCTTGAAGGTTCTCAATCTCAGTGGCTGCAATCACTTTGTTACCAGCCCAGACTTATCCAATCTGCTATCCTTGATAAAATTGACATTTGATGACTCTCTTAACTTGATGGAAGTGCATGACTCGATCGGGAATCTTAGGAGCTTGGTCTACTTCAGTATAAGAGGCTGCAAGTCGCTAGAGGCCCTTCCAAACAGTTTTGTTCAACTAAATAGTCTTAAAGTCCTAATCCTCTCTGGCTGCTCCAAGCTCTCCACTTTGCCGGAACAGTTAGGCTGCATGCAATCTCTAATAGAAGTTGCACTCGATGAGACTGCAATCAGAATGATACCTGATTCAATTGGACACCTGACAAGGCTTTCTCGGCTATCTCTAGCTTATTGTGATTCTTTGGTATCCTTGCCTGATTCCACAGGAGAATTGTGCTCTTTGACGGAGTTGATGTTGGATAACAGTGCAGTTCATGGAATACCAGGCTCAGTAGGATCACTGAAGAAGCTCAAAAGGTTAGGTGCAAGCAATTGTTCTAACCTTGCCAGCATACCTGATTCCTTTGGATCAGTAGAAAACCTCGAGATGCTAAGGATCACTGGTTCTGGAAAATTCAACATCTTGCCTCTCTCTTTTGCACAATTGAGGAACCTTTTCTATTTGAACTTGTCCTATTTGGGCATCAGTGAATTGCCTGAGAATTTTGGAAGCCTTAACAAACTAAAGCTTCTCTATCTAAACGGTAATAATAAGCTCGTGATGCTACCATCTACCTTTTGTCAGTTAACCTCCTTGGAAAGAATAGATCTCAAGGAATGTAGCTTGTCAGATGGTGGAATTTCTCTAGATTTCTCAATGTTTTTATCCCTGAAAATACTGAACTTAGATGGAAACAAGTTCTCCTGCCTGCCAACAACACTGAGTTCCCTTCCTCAACTTGAGGAGCTATCCCTACTCACCTGTGCAAAGCTTCAGTCTCTCCCTCCGCTTCCCTCGTCCATAACCAAGCTTGACGCCTATCGTTGCAGTTCCTTGGAAAGAATCCCAAATATCTCAAACTTGAAGAGCTTAAGAGTTCTAGATTTTACAGACTGCAAGAGTCTGGAAGATGTCCCTGGCCTTGAAACATTGACATCTTTAATGTGCTTACAGTTGGTTGGCTGCACCAATCTCAGCAGTAATTTCAAGAAGAGGATTGTTAAG GAAACGTTTGAACGCTTGGAGAGTTTAAGCATTCCTGGAACTAAATGCCCAAGTTGGTTCAAGCATCAACAATTATGCTGTGAGGTCCAAAAACCTTCTGTGGGTAAGCATGAGATTAAAGGACTTCTTCTGTGGGTTGTTTTCTCCATGATTAAAAGGCCATTCCGTTGTACATTCCACTTGTATTCGAACTTCAGTCTTGTGGTTAATGGTGAAGATGGCTCCTCAACCAACTTCGAAGTAGAAGTTCCAGTGTCCTATTACAGAGACAGCAATATGCTCTTTTACCATTACAGAGACGGCCACCCTTTAATTCGGCTTCTGAAGGAAGGAGGTTCAATCAATATACTGATAACTGAACAATTCTCATTAAACGATTTTCAGATAGTGAAGGGAGGAATACATCCGATTTATAGGCCAACAGAAGGGCAGAAAGATATTGCCAGTGAAGAAGAAGCACTGGTTCCTGAAAAATTGGCTCAGTTTTTCATGTCTCCCTAG